One segment of Candidatus Micropelagos thuwalensis DNA contains the following:
- the lpdA gene encoding dihydrolipoyl dehydrogenase, which translates to MSEEVGDDFDLVVIGSGPGGYVCAIRAAQLGLRVACVDKRGSHGGTCLNIGCIPSKALLHASEVFAEAAHAGDMGIQLGKPKLDLPAMMTYKENGITGNTQGIDFLFKKNKVEALHGSAMIVASGKIEVSLLAGGTRTLNTKNIVIATGSESTPLQGVEIDEKLVVTSTGALEFDAVPKHLLIVGAGIIGLELGSVWARLGAEVTVVEFLDRITPGVDEEVAKQFQRILQKQGFKFLLGKKVTEVKPLKASVKVTIEPAQSEGEAETLSVDKVLVSIGRRPYTEGLGLESVGVQLDVAGRIETNGFKTNVDGIYAIGDVISGPMLAHKAEDEGIAVAEMLAGKSGHVNYDVIPGVIYTAPEVAWVGLNEEELTQKGVDYRIGKFPFMANGRAKVNHTTDGFVKILADTKTDRILGVHIVGPEAGNMIAEAAVAMEFGGSAEDLARTCHAHPTLTEAVKEAALAVEDRAIHM; encoded by the coding sequence ATGTCTGAAGAAGTTGGTGATGATTTTGATCTTGTGGTTATTGGCTCAGGCCCAGGTGGATATGTTTGTGCCATCCGAGCTGCACAATTAGGCCTTCGGGTAGCTTGTGTTGATAAACGCGGCAGTCATGGCGGGACATGTTTAAATATCGGCTGTATCCCCTCCAAAGCTCTTTTGCATGCTTCAGAGGTGTTTGCAGAGGCCGCACATGCAGGCGATATGGGTATCCAACTTGGTAAGCCGAAACTCGATTTACCGGCAATGATGACATACAAAGAAAATGGCATTACCGGTAATACGCAAGGGATTGATTTTCTCTTTAAGAAAAATAAGGTCGAGGCGCTGCACGGGTCGGCGATGATTGTCGCCTCAGGCAAGATTGAGGTCAGCTTGTTGGCAGGGGGAACGCGCACCCTAAACACGAAAAATATTGTCATTGCGACGGGTTCTGAGAGCACCCCGCTTCAAGGCGTTGAGATTGATGAGAAACTTGTTGTGACGTCCACCGGTGCGCTCGAATTTGACGCCGTTCCGAAACATTTATTGATTGTTGGCGCCGGTATTATCGGGTTGGAACTCGGCTCGGTCTGGGCGCGTCTGGGCGCTGAAGTGACAGTCGTTGAATTTTTGGACCGGATCACCCCCGGTGTTGATGAAGAAGTGGCAAAACAATTCCAGCGGATTCTCCAAAAACAAGGTTTCAAGTTCCTGCTCGGTAAAAAAGTCACTGAGGTCAAACCCCTAAAGGCAAGTGTCAAGGTGACGATAGAACCCGCACAATCTGAGGGTGAGGCGGAAACTCTATCAGTTGACAAGGTATTGGTATCCATTGGTCGTCGTCCTTATACAGAAGGGCTTGGCTTGGAATCAGTTGGTGTTCAACTGGATGTTGCAGGCCGCATTGAAACCAATGGTTTCAAGACAAATGTTGACGGTATTTATGCGATTGGTGATGTTATTTCAGGCCCTATGCTCGCGCACAAGGCAGAAGATGAGGGCATCGCGGTTGCTGAGATGCTGGCCGGTAAATCAGGTCATGTGAACTATGATGTGATACCGGGAGTGATTTATACTGCGCCAGAAGTTGCTTGGGTGGGGCTTAATGAAGAAGAGCTGACCCAGAAAGGCGTTGATTATCGCATCGGGAAATTCCCGTTTATGGCGAATGGTCGCGCAAAAGTAAACCACACGACGGATGGCTTTGTGAAAATTTTGGCAGATACCAAAACGGACCGCATTTTGGGTGTTCATATTGTCGGGCCTGAAGCGGGAAATATGATTGCCGAGGCTGCGGTTGCGATGGAATTTGGCGGTAGCGCAGAAGATTTAGCGCGGACATGCCACGCGCATCCAACATTGACAGAAGCTGTTAAAGAAGCTGCGCTGGCGGTGGAAGACCGTGCGATTCACATGTAA